The genomic region TACCTGCGACGACGCCTTGGCAAGCAGCTCTACCTGGTGCCACTGGACGGCGGCGCGCCCGACGGCGACTTCGAGCGCCTGCCCGACGGCACCTTCGGCAGGCCGGTGGCGGCCCCGCTGCTGGAGTCCCGGTTCGAGCTGCAGACCATCGGCTTCATCGACGACGAGCCGTACGAGGTGGGCTACGACGAGCAGACCGAACTGGTGCCCGTGGTCTGGCCGGGCGGCCTCACCCTGGACACCGAGTCGGCGGCCCAGCGCGGGCTGGAGATCTACGACCGGTCCCTCATCCGCGGTCAGAAGCCGGTCGAGCGGATCAGCAAGGTCGTGCAGCTGCGCTGGACCGGGATGGGCGGGACCCTCGACTGGCGGCAGTTCCCGCTGCCAGTGGAGCAGGCCGAGCTGTCTGGCACCGGCCAGCCGGACCCGGCGCCGCTGCTGGCCGGACTCACCTCGGCGCTGACCGCGCTGGCGCCGGAAGGCTGGCAGGCCATCGGGGTGGTCTGCCACGCCCTGGCCGCCCACATGCAGCTGACCACGGTGGTCACCCTGGCCGACGGCGAGGAGTACTACTGGTCGCCGCCACCGCAGGTCAGCCAGTGGCTGTACCGGCTCCGGCTGGCGACCTACCAGCCAGGCGCGGGCGCCTGGTTCACCGCCGACTACCGGCTGGTCGCGGGCTCGGAACCGGTGGCCGACTTCGAGTTCCACGCGGAGCCGGAGTGGCCGTTCACCGCGTACCTGAACCTGGACCCCGAGCACCGGCAGGAGCTGCAGACGCTGCCCCGGGCCAGCGACCACACCCCGGACTGGCTGCTGCGCGCCGCGCACCGCCGGCAGCAGGAGCTGGCCCGCCAGGCCATGACCAGCCTGAGCGGCGAGGCGGGCCGCACCGTCGGCAAGCCCGTCCGGTCGGAGCTGGCGATGGCCCGGCTGTTCGACTACTTCGCCGAGGGCGAGCCGCCCCGCGCGTACCGGCCCGTGCTGCCCGCCCAGGAGCGGCTCAACGTCATCAGCTACCTGAGCGAGGCGCCGGTCGTGCTGTCCTCGCGCGGTTTCGCGCCGGACCTGCTGCACCCCGAGCGCGAGTCGCTGGTGCCGATGACCTACCACACCGACGGCCGCTGGGTCTGGCCCGGCGCGCTCGCCTACTACCTGCGCGAGCACGGGGTCACCCCGCCGCTGGAGCTGGTCAACCACATCCGGTCCCGGTTCTACGAGCCGCCGGCCTCGGTGCCCAAGCTGGTCGCCCAGGAGGCGACCTCGGTGGTCATGGAGATGCCGGAGCGGCACCCCGGCGCCAAGGACGACTGGGAGCGAGCTCGGTTCGCGGTGCGGGACTTCTGCGTCCGGTTCAGCGTCAGCCGCCGCTACGTCAGCTTCGGCGAGTACGCCGACGAGGCCTGGTGCGTGGTGCGCGAGCGGGACGACCGGTTCTCGGTGTTCTGGTGGTGGGCGAACGAGCAGCGCAAGGAGCTGGAGGCGCGCTTCGACGAC from Crossiella sp. CA-258035 harbors:
- a CDS encoding glycohydrolase toxin TNT-related protein (This protein contains a domain related to Tuberculosis Necrotizing Toxin, which is the C-terminal effector domain of outer membrane channel protein CpnT, and which has a lethal NAD+-glycohydrolase activity.); the encoded protein is MIIKQRTYNGEFAYWQDTPYLRRRLGKQLYLVPLDGGAPDGDFERLPDGTFGRPVAAPLLESRFELQTIGFIDDEPYEVGYDEQTELVPVVWPGGLTLDTESAAQRGLEIYDRSLIRGQKPVERISKVVQLRWTGMGGTLDWRQFPLPVEQAELSGTGQPDPAPLLAGLTSALTALAPEGWQAIGVVCHALAAHMQLTTVVTLADGEEYYWSPPPQVSQWLYRLRLATYQPGAGAWFTADYRLVAGSEPVADFEFHAEPEWPFTAYLNLDPEHRQELQTLPRASDHTPDWLLRAAHRRQQELARQAMTSLSGEAGRTVGKPVRSELAMARLFDYFAEGEPPRAYRPVLPAQERLNVISYLSEAPVVLSSRGFAPDLLHPERESLVPMTYHTDGRWVWPGALAYYLREHGVTPPLELVNHIRSRFYEPPASVPKLVAQEATSVVMEMPERHPGAKDDWERARFAVRDFCVRFSVSRRYVSFGEYADEAWCVVRERDDRFSVFWWWANEQRKELEARFDDVSQAATYLIGQLYLNYPNLQRAEDEPLLPEEAPIQAMGGDPGLAAYDQIDSLILREGHEIERFGGPDGNTIFDAGTGFERTTLPPEFAQGPYGRFRLAGGDWKMLGAVTRADERQPGGARVYFLPKPLREYLASGLIVEIPPGEARQ